In Streptomyces nojiriensis, one genomic interval encodes:
- a CDS encoding AfsR/SARP family transcriptional regulator: MLAFVALNGGRVERRQAAGTLWPSGDDLRAAGNLRSALWRLKAAGIDLLDSDKCSLSVREHTVVDLYVLYGWAGRLISGTAGSEDLCALKWRTDALDLLPGWYDDWVLLERERVRQRLLHALEALSRQLSRVGRHAEAVESALVAVGAEPLRESAQRALIEAHLAEGNLVEALRSYDAYRGLTRRELGVGPSHELRALMKRFSESDRRPARERVVGGV, encoded by the coding sequence TTGCTCGCCTTCGTCGCACTCAACGGCGGGCGCGTCGAACGCCGCCAGGCGGCGGGCACGCTGTGGCCGTCCGGCGACGATCTGCGGGCGGCCGGCAACCTGCGGTCGGCGCTGTGGCGGCTCAAGGCGGCCGGAATCGACCTGCTCGACTCCGACAAGTGCTCGCTCTCGGTGCGCGAGCACACGGTGGTCGATCTGTACGTGTTGTACGGCTGGGCGGGGCGGCTGATCAGCGGTACCGCCGGGAGCGAGGACCTGTGCGCCCTGAAGTGGCGGACCGACGCGCTGGACCTGCTGCCCGGCTGGTACGACGACTGGGTGCTGCTGGAGCGCGAACGCGTCCGGCAGCGGCTGCTGCATGCCCTGGAGGCGCTGAGTCGCCAGCTGTCCCGTGTGGGCCGCCATGCCGAGGCCGTCGAATCCGCCCTGGTGGCGGTCGGTGCCGAACCGCTGCGGGAGAGCGCCCAACGTGCCCTGATCGAAGCCCACTTGGCGGAGGGGAACCTGGTGGAGGCCTTGCGCAGCTACGACGCCTACCGCGGCTTGACCCGGCGCGAACTCGGGGTGGGACCGAGCCACGAGCTGAGGGCATTGATGAAGCGGTTCAGCGAGTCCGACCGCCGCCCCGCACGAGAACGGGTGGTCGGAGGGGTCTGA
- a CDS encoding ATP-binding protein: MPDRISHDLSARAAVVALRVAELLETTCSEEAGGESSAFLRDWADGAMGRAEQIRGAGPLTGTPFDRLVHRLGIGPLEAELVLLAGLPEEHEGLAGTFRTMHPGGEPHPSVGLASLLVDRAARRAAQHAGVHGRPADRVALRRLLHEGAVVRGGVLTLEGDGPFHERSLILADQLWEALHGHRAWPSSLQEVDPGPQVAGLDGWLGLPEVVRAVAALRSSEPRVLLVTARDETVALSRCAALAGAAGLDLVAARARPDDPEAMRLLGLHAAVRDAVPLLVAVPQPGGSGPLTPAVTRVRGPLLVCAAPGAVRPGPQRPVLAVPLGPIESADRRAAWRAALPDAWEHAPELAARHPLDPALTAQVALDMRGRAGLAPDAGGEDTTQVVDVSAAIRARAGTLLPPGVELVSPCAEWPRLVLAEEADGQLRDAVARLKHQALVLDRWQLREAARANRGVRLLLTGPPGTGKSLAAEVLATAAERDLLIVDASELVSKYIGETEKNLAACFEVAERTQAVFLLDEADALFGTRTEISEANDRFANMETAYLLQRLDRFDGLAVLTTNLRQNIDEAFIRRMDFVVEFPLPDDIGRHRMWQLHLPAALLHSDVDLEALAQCYPVPGGWIRNAAIGAAFRAADDGATVRQVRQNHLVDAMRREYGKAGRPFPGSPPGQSATGDRRAARALAVAQISAPAPDMATDRPTQKERS; this comes from the coding sequence ATGCCTGACCGCATCAGCCATGATCTGTCCGCGCGGGCCGCTGTCGTCGCCCTCCGCGTGGCCGAACTCCTGGAAACCACCTGCAGCGAGGAAGCCGGCGGCGAATCCTCGGCCTTCCTCCGTGACTGGGCCGATGGCGCGATGGGCCGCGCCGAACAGATCCGTGGCGCCGGGCCCTTGACCGGCACGCCCTTCGACCGGCTCGTGCACCGGCTGGGGATCGGCCCGCTGGAGGCCGAACTCGTCCTCCTCGCCGGACTGCCCGAGGAACACGAGGGCCTGGCCGGGACCTTCCGCACCATGCACCCGGGCGGCGAGCCGCACCCCAGCGTGGGCTTGGCCTCCCTCCTCGTCGACCGCGCCGCCCGCAGGGCCGCGCAGCACGCGGGGGTACACGGCCGCCCTGCGGACCGGGTGGCCCTGCGCCGACTGCTCCACGAGGGCGCGGTCGTACGCGGGGGAGTGCTCACCCTGGAGGGGGACGGCCCCTTCCACGAACGCTCCCTCATCCTCGCCGACCAGCTCTGGGAGGCCCTGCACGGCCATCGCGCCTGGCCGTCCTCACTCCAAGAGGTGGACCCCGGACCGCAGGTCGCCGGGCTCGACGGATGGCTCGGACTCCCCGAGGTGGTACGAGCCGTCGCCGCTCTCCGTTCGAGCGAACCCCGCGTCCTCCTGGTCACGGCACGGGACGAGACCGTCGCGCTGAGCCGGTGCGCGGCGCTCGCCGGTGCCGCCGGACTCGACCTCGTCGCGGCCCGTGCCCGGCCCGACGACCCCGAGGCCATGAGACTGCTGGGACTGCACGCCGCCGTCCGCGACGCCGTGCCGCTGCTGGTCGCCGTACCGCAGCCTGGCGGCTCCGGACCGCTCACCCCGGCCGTGACCAGGGTGCGGGGCCCGCTGCTGGTGTGCGCCGCTCCCGGTGCCGTACGCCCCGGGCCGCAGCGGCCCGTACTGGCCGTGCCCCTGGGGCCGATCGAGTCCGCGGACCGCCGTGCGGCCTGGCGTGCGGCGCTCCCCGACGCCTGGGAGCACGCACCCGAACTGGCCGCCCGCCATCCGCTCGACCCGGCACTCACCGCGCAGGTGGCCCTCGACATGCGGGGCCGCGCCGGACTCGCCCCCGACGCCGGGGGCGAGGACACGACGCAGGTCGTGGACGTCTCCGCCGCCATCCGGGCCCGCGCGGGCACGCTGCTGCCCCCGGGGGTGGAACTGGTCAGTCCATGCGCCGAGTGGCCCCGGCTCGTCCTGGCCGAGGAGGCGGACGGACAACTGCGTGATGCCGTCGCGAGGCTGAAACACCAGGCCCTCGTGCTGGACCGCTGGCAGCTGAGGGAGGCGGCCCGCGCCAACCGCGGCGTACGCCTCCTGCTCACGGGGCCGCCCGGTACCGGGAAGTCGCTGGCCGCCGAGGTGCTGGCGACCGCGGCAGAGCGGGACCTGCTGATCGTCGACGCTTCCGAACTGGTCTCCAAGTACATCGGAGAGACGGAGAAGAACCTGGCGGCGTGCTTCGAAGTGGCCGAGCGCACCCAGGCGGTGTTCCTGCTCGACGAGGCCGACGCGCTGTTCGGCACCAGAACCGAGATCTCCGAGGCCAACGACCGCTTCGCGAACATGGAGACCGCCTATCTCCTGCAGCGGCTGGACCGGTTCGACGGGCTGGCCGTACTCACGACCAACCTCCGCCAGAACATCGACGAGGCCTTCATCCGCCGGATGGACTTCGTGGTCGAGTTCCCGCTCCCCGACGACATCGGACGCCACCGGATGTGGCAACTCCACCTCCCGGCAGCCCTGTTGCACTCGGACGTCGACCTCGAAGCGCTGGCACAGTGCTATCCGGTGCCCGGTGGATGGATCCGCAACGCCGCGATCGGGGCCGCCTTCCGCGCGGCCGACGACGGGGCGACGGTCCGCCAGGTCCGCCAGAACCATCTCGTCGACGCGATGCGGCGCGAGTACGGGAAGGCGGGCCGGCCGTTCCCCGGCAGCCCGCCCGGGCAGAGCGCGACGGGCGACCGGCGGGCCGCGCGGGCGCTCGCCGTGGCGCAGATCAGCGCGCCCGCTCCAGACATGGCGACCGACAGGCCCACTCAGAAGGAGAGATCATGA